From one Candidatus Polarisedimenticolia bacterium genomic stretch:
- a CDS encoding DciA family protein, whose product MRRLVEVREIAADPAAVALLKAWWDAAGPTLARAARPAGVSGGVLELVVGDHRWQRQVEEVREVLLDRLRHRKGIEKIGGIRVVIDPHEAVHRGDDRPEAVPATAAPEEILRAAQLIDDASLKERLCGAIGRHLQRRAAGKLT is encoded by the coding sequence GTGAGGCGGCTGGTCGAGGTCCGGGAGATCGCCGCCGACCCGGCGGCCGTCGCCCTCCTGAAGGCCTGGTGGGACGCGGCCGGTCCCACGCTGGCGCGAGCCGCGCGTCCCGCCGGCGTGTCCGGAGGAGTGCTCGAGCTGGTGGTGGGAGATCACCGCTGGCAGCGTCAGGTCGAAGAGGTGCGTGAGGTCCTGCTGGACAGGCTCCGCCACCGGAAGGGAATCGAAAAGATAGGCGGCATCCGGGTGGTCATCGATCCGCATGAAGCCGTGCACCGCGGCGACGATCGGCCGGAGGCCGTGCCGGCGACCGCGGCGCCCGAGGAGATCCTGCGCGCCGCGCAATTGATCGACGACGCCTCCCTGAAGGAGCGCCTGTGCGGTGCAATCGGCAGGCACCTGCAGCGCCGCGCCGCCGGAAAGCTGACATGA
- the ruvX gene encoding Holliday junction resolvase RuvX: protein MMGSVERCLGMDLGTKRIGLALSDPLGWTAAPIPALTRIGWKKDLAALRRLVETHAILRIVVGLPLRMDGEAGEQAKQAQEFAARLQSALGLPVETWDERLTTVQAERTLIESEVRREQRRQVIDSLAASIILQGYLDYRNTAGASE, encoded by the coding sequence ATGATGGGTTCCGTGGAGCGCTGCCTCGGGATGGACCTGGGGACGAAGCGTATCGGACTGGCCCTGAGCGATCCGCTCGGATGGACGGCGGCGCCGATCCCGGCGCTGACGCGGATCGGCTGGAAGAAGGATCTCGCGGCCCTCAGGCGCCTGGTCGAGACCCACGCGATCCTGCGGATCGTGGTCGGGCTGCCGCTGCGCATGGACGGGGAGGCGGGGGAGCAGGCGAAGCAGGCGCAGGAGTTCGCGGCGCGGCTGCAATCGGCGCTGGGGTTGCCCGTGGAGACCTGGGACGAGCGTCTCACCACCGTGCAGGCCGAGCGCACCCTGATCGAATCGGAGGTGCGCCGGGAGCAGCGCCGCCAGGTCATCGACTCCCTGGCCGCGAGCATCATCCTGCAGGGATATCTGGACTACCGCAACACCGCGGGAGCTTCCGAGTGA
- a CDS encoding 3'-5' exonuclease — protein MTELPFRNSRESVSSLLASLEALLLEKGRVSSEEACRLLLNAAHVPASLATSILDSALSHDRRFEILEEGFVRLTPSAPIPSAYLEQLDYTVVDLETTGGSALDRVIEVGAVRVEGMRPAREFSALVDPGIPIPAFVSSMTGIRDDMVAGARRFEEIADEFASFVGDSVMVAHNLPFDWGFVNRELARYRGFVLANRRLCTVRIGRKLLAHLPDRRLDTVAAYYGIAIDGRHRALGDARATASILVKYVGELRDLGVRTLEELEGYLAGKPAAEATFNAPLPPQESSSSPASA, from the coding sequence ATGACCGAGCTCCCGTTCAGGAATTCCCGCGAAAGCGTCTCCTCGCTGCTGGCCTCCCTCGAGGCCCTGCTCCTCGAAAAAGGGCGCGTCTCCTCGGAAGAAGCCTGCCGGCTGCTCCTCAATGCGGCGCATGTCCCCGCTTCGCTGGCGACTTCGATCCTCGACTCGGCCTTGTCGCACGACCGGCGGTTCGAGATCCTCGAAGAAGGATTCGTCCGGCTGACCCCGTCGGCGCCGATCCCATCCGCCTATCTGGAGCAGCTCGATTACACCGTGGTGGACCTGGAGACCACCGGCGGCTCCGCCCTGGATCGCGTCATCGAGGTGGGAGCGGTGCGGGTGGAAGGAATGCGACCGGCGCGGGAGTTCTCGGCGCTGGTCGATCCCGGCATCCCGATCCCGGCTTTCGTGAGCTCCATGACCGGCATCCGGGACGACATGGTGGCCGGGGCCCGCCGCTTCGAGGAGATTGCCGACGAGTTCGCCTCCTTCGTGGGCGATTCGGTCATGGTGGCGCACAACCTGCCGTTCGACTGGGGGTTCGTCAACCGCGAGCTCGCCCGCTACCGCGGCTTCGTCCTGGCGAACCGGCGCCTGTGCACCGTGCGCATCGGCCGCAAGCTGCTGGCCCATCTGCCCGACCGCCGCCTCGACACGGTCGCCGCCTACTACGGCATCGCCATCGACGGGCGTCACCGGGCCCTGGGCGACGCGCGTGCCACGGCGTCAATCCTCGTCAAGTACGTGGGAGAGCTGCGCGATCTCGGGGTCCGGACGCTGGAGGAGCTGGAGGGATACCTGGCGGGGAAGCCCGCCGCGGAGGCAACCTTTAACGCGCCGCTGCCGCCGCAGGAGTCGAGCTCTTCTCCTGCCAGTGCTTGA
- the mltG gene encoding endolytic transglycosylase MltG, producing the protein MSPARGSRPKATRRSRQGSPVRTVLTLLGIVLWVPVVMGLVLYYLWAEVPYRGYDGDKILVEVPHRSAQDILSLLQEKGVLRSGSFGRLYLILTRRGGKLRAGEYLFEGPLTARQVLDKIARGDVYYHRVTIPEGLRSGQIFALFIEEGFGTQEEFRNEFLQTSRIQDLDPEATDLEGYLYPDTYALVRGTSAREIVDQMVLSHRLRWEESWKEAARTSGLSIRQLVTLASLIEKETARPEERGLVASVFHNRLREGMKLQCDPTIIFALVMRDRYKGKITRSDLRLDSRYNTYAYAGLPPGPIANPGKDSLKAAVFPDSTGYLYFVSMNNGQHVFSATLAEHNQAVERYQR; encoded by the coding sequence GTGAGCCCGGCGCGCGGCAGCCGTCCAAAAGCGACGCGGCGCTCGCGGCAGGGCTCGCCGGTGCGCACCGTGTTGACGCTGCTGGGCATCGTGCTGTGGGTTCCCGTCGTGATGGGACTGGTGCTCTACTACCTGTGGGCCGAAGTGCCGTATCGCGGCTACGACGGCGACAAGATCCTGGTCGAGGTCCCGCACCGCTCCGCCCAGGACATCCTGAGCCTGCTTCAGGAAAAGGGAGTGCTGCGCAGCGGCTCCTTCGGGCGCCTCTATCTCATCCTCACGCGGCGGGGCGGCAAGCTGCGAGCCGGGGAGTACCTCTTCGAAGGGCCGCTCACGGCCCGCCAGGTCCTCGACAAGATCGCTCGGGGCGACGTCTATTACCATCGTGTCACGATTCCGGAGGGGCTTCGCAGCGGCCAGATCTTCGCCCTGTTCATCGAGGAGGGGTTCGGGACCCAGGAGGAGTTCCGCAACGAGTTCCTGCAGACCTCGCGGATCCAGGACCTCGATCCCGAGGCGACCGATCTCGAAGGGTATCTCTATCCCGACACCTACGCGCTGGTGCGCGGGACGAGCGCGCGCGAGATCGTCGACCAGATGGTCCTGAGCCACCGGCTCCGCTGGGAGGAATCGTGGAAGGAGGCGGCGCGCACCTCCGGATTGAGCATCCGGCAGCTGGTGACCCTCGCCTCCCTGATCGAGAAGGAGACCGCCCGGCCCGAGGAGCGGGGACTGGTCGCCTCGGTGTTCCACAACCGGCTGCGGGAGGGAATGAAGCTGCAGTGCGATCCCACCATCATCTTTGCGCTGGTGATGCGCGATCGCTACAAGGGAAAGATCACGCGCAGCGACCTGCGCCTCGACTCGCGCTACAACACCTACGCCTATGCCGGGCTGCCGCCGGGCCCGATCGCCAATCCGGGCAAGGATTCCCTCAAGGCGGCGGTCTTCCCGGACTCGACCGGGTACCTCTATTTCGTCTCGATGAACAATGGACAGCATGTCTTCTCGGCCACGCTGGCCGAGCACAATCAGGCGGTGGAGCGCTATCAGCGATGA